In Gemmatimonadota bacterium, a single window of DNA contains:
- a CDS encoding TonB-dependent receptor: MFATRVRRFAVLCCLALAARPALAQGGSIGGKVTNDGGAPLSGVRVQAINASGQMAASVLSREDGTYRVANVAAGTYAVVATRIGYQLVRTEGVTVTAGGSATVDVTMKEFATELNPVVTTASRRPEKVLAAPASVSVVDVRDIQERTSVTVTDHVRGVPGVDVNQGGIAQSNVVARGFNNAFSGSILMLQDYKFAGVPSLRVNVPFLMTGTNEDVERIEVLLGPASALYGPNSANGVLHVITKSPFSSQGTTMTVDGGTRNLWRGSLRHAGVITPKVAYKLSGEYFSATDWSSASARDTLGNILPNFDPGEPDVFPAQAPAARAGKPNIRDFNLRRFTSEARLDVRPSENAEFVTTLGYTDVGSGLELTGANGTSQIKNWTYKSLQQRARIGRLFGQVFANLSDAGNDDSLSTTGTYLLRSGQPIVDQSRVFAAQLQHGLSLGKKQDFVYGLDWIKTNPRTGGTINGRNEEIDDVTEVGGYIQSTTNLTSKFDLIAALRLDHNSLIDGYQTSPRVAVVFKPSETHNFRATYNRAFSTPANFSYFLDLIQARNIGNSGYNIRALGNPPKSGWNFNRSCGTLNGGLCMKSRFTGGNDWVASSSAGVYRGVIAGLRPNLIALLTPSLGAQLATALVNGLGNLQPTDNQVGSRVAYLNQATNPARDIQGGNLADIGALDASYNKTYEIGYKGIIGNKLRLAVDGWVQKRGDVGNPAGIATPNVFFNGQQLGAFLGPNIAQILIQAGVPAAQAAAAAQQIAPQIATAAASLPVGIVQFNNGTFANGTDVYATYTSSTNKEITVKGVDMAVDYVANEYITLAGTYSWVSDLIFSDIVSSNSSPLMLNAPDGKASLTMKLRDEPNKYGMEFRWRYMAAYPVNSGVYASGPDVSGRDIRFQRPGSTQFYVYDGVPTSNLFDIGFNYRLPFGAKEVLWSVNGTNILDKKIRSFPGSPQIGRMVVTRLQYSF, from the coding sequence ATGTTCGCTACTCGAGTTCGTCGATTCGCCGTCCTGTGTTGCCTGGCCCTCGCGGCGCGCCCCGCGCTTGCGCAGGGCGGCTCCATCGGCGGCAAGGTGACCAACGACGGCGGCGCGCCGCTCAGCGGAGTGCGCGTGCAAGCCATCAATGCCAGCGGGCAGATGGCGGCGTCGGTGCTCTCGCGCGAAGACGGGACGTACCGCGTCGCCAACGTGGCGGCGGGGACGTACGCCGTCGTCGCGACGCGCATCGGCTACCAGTTGGTTCGCACCGAAGGGGTGACGGTCACGGCCGGCGGCAGCGCCACCGTCGACGTCACCATGAAGGAATTCGCCACCGAGCTCAATCCGGTGGTCACGACCGCCTCGCGTCGTCCCGAGAAGGTGCTGGCGGCGCCAGCGTCGGTCTCCGTCGTGGACGTGCGCGACATCCAGGAGCGCACATCGGTCACGGTGACCGATCACGTGCGCGGCGTCCCCGGGGTCGACGTGAACCAGGGCGGCATCGCCCAGAGCAACGTCGTGGCGCGCGGCTTCAACAACGCGTTCTCGGGCTCGATCCTGATGCTGCAGGACTACAAGTTCGCCGGCGTCCCGTCGCTGCGCGTGAACGTTCCCTTCCTGATGACGGGGACCAACGAGGACGTCGAGCGCATCGAAGTGCTGCTCGGCCCCGCCTCGGCGCTCTACGGCCCCAACTCGGCAAACGGCGTGTTGCATGTCATCACCAAGTCGCCGTTTTCCTCGCAGGGGACGACGATGACGGTCGATGGCGGGACGCGCAACCTGTGGCGCGGCTCGCTGCGTCACGCGGGCGTCATCACCCCGAAGGTCGCCTACAAGCTCTCGGGCGAGTACTTCAGCGCCACCGACTGGAGCAGCGCCTCGGCGCGCGACACGCTGGGGAACATCCTCCCCAACTTCGATCCGGGTGAGCCCGACGTCTTCCCCGCCCAGGCCCCGGCCGCGCGCGCGGGAAAGCCGAACATCCGTGACTTCAACCTGCGCCGCTTCACCTCCGAGGCGCGCCTCGACGTTCGTCCGTCGGAGAACGCCGAGTTCGTGACGACGCTCGGGTATACCGACGTGGGCAGCGGTCTCGAACTCACCGGCGCCAACGGCACGTCGCAGATCAAGAACTGGACGTACAAGAGCCTCCAGCAGCGCGCGCGCATCGGGCGCCTGTTCGGACAGGTCTTCGCCAACCTGAGCGACGCCGGCAACGACGACTCGCTCTCCACGACCGGCACGTACCTCCTGCGTTCCGGCCAGCCGATCGTCGATCAGTCGCGCGTCTTTGCCGCCCAGCTGCAGCACGGGCTGTCGCTCGGCAAGAAGCAGGACTTCGTGTATGGGCTCGACTGGATCAAGACCAACCCGCGCACCGGCGGCACGATCAACGGGCGCAACGAGGAGATCGATGACGTGACGGAGGTGGGCGGCTACATCCAGTCCACCACCAACCTCACGAGCAAGTTCGACCTCATCGCGGCGCTGCGCCTCGACCACAACTCGCTCATCGACGGCTACCAGACGTCGCCGCGCGTCGCGGTCGTCTTCAAGCCGAGCGAGACGCACAATTTCCGTGCGACGTACAACCGCGCGTTCTCGACGCCGGCCAACTTCTCGTACTTCCTGGACCTCATCCAGGCGCGCAACATCGGCAACTCGGGCTACAACATCCGCGCGCTGGGCAACCCGCCCAAGTCGGGGTGGAACTTCAATCGTTCGTGCGGCACGCTCAACGGCGGGCTGTGCATGAAGTCGCGCTTCACCGGCGGCAACGACTGGGTCGCCTCGTCGTCGGCCGGCGTGTATCGCGGCGTCATCGCCGGGCTCCGCCCGAACCTCATCGCGCTGCTCACGCCGTCGCTCGGCGCCCAGCTGGCCACGGCGCTGGTGAACGGGCTTGGCAACTTGCAGCCGACGGACAACCAGGTGGGAAGCCGCGTCGCCTACCTCAACCAGGCCACCAACCCTGCCCGCGACATCCAGGGGGGGAACCTGGCCGACATCGGCGCGCTCGACGCGTCGTACAACAAGACGTACGAGATCGGCTACAAGGGGATCATCGGCAACAAGCTGCGCCTGGCGGTCGACGGCTGGGTGCAGAAGCGCGGTGACGTCGGGAACCCCGCCGGCATCGCCACGCCGAACGTCTTCTTCAACGGCCAGCAGCTGGGCGCCTTCCTCGGCCCCAACATCGCGCAGATCCTGATCCAGGCCGGCGTCCCGGCGGCGCAGGCCGCGGCGGCCGCGCAGCAGATCGCCCCGCAGATCGCGACGGCGGCGGCCTCACTCCCCGTCGGCATCGTGCAGTTCAACAACGGCACGTTCGCCAACGGCACCGACGTCTACGCGACCTACACCTCCAGCACCAACAAGGAGATCACGGTCAAGGGCGTCGACATGGCGGTGGACTACGTCGCCAACGAGTACATCACCCTCGCTGGCACGTACAGCTGGGTGAGCGACCTGATCTTCAGCGACATCGTGAGCTCCAACTCGTCGCCGCTCATGCTCAACGCGCCGGACGGCAAGGCGTCGCTGACCATGAAGCTCCGCGATGAGCCCAACAAGTACGGGATGGAGTTCCGCTGGCGCTACATGGCCGCGTACCCGGTCAACTCGGGCGTGTACGCCTCGGGTCCCGACGTCTCCGGCCGCGACATTCGCTTCCAGCGCCCCGGGTCGACGCAGTTCTACGTGTACGACGGTGTGCCGACCAGCAATCTCTTCGACATCGGCTTCAACTACCGCCTCCCGTTCGGCGCCAAGGAAGTCCTCTGGTCGGTGAACGGCACCAACATCCTGGACAAGAAGATCCGCTCCTTCCCCGGCTCCCCGCAGATCGGGCGCATGGTGGTGACGCGGTTGCAGTACAGCTTCTAG
- a CDS encoding ammonia-forming cytochrome c nitrite reductase subunit c552, which produces MARPPKGKGSGKGGRSGPPSETPVTPLPPRFPRSRLWLLLAIVVALAIAALLVVFRPWSGDVGDAEGAGASREALPPPTARLTAASVTSDDFLGSDACADCHRAEFDVWRRSTHGTAGGAPSPATIIAAFNGAPIRFRDAEVLATASAGAYRFVVRQQGRAERVFTVDGVIGRGHMVGGGTQGFVSKFPDGTWRFLPFDFHRIDGKWFCNTEARGGKGWQPITPSMSLAECGDWPPIRVLGDEVRYTNCQSCHGSQIAVSLDSAASRVRTRFTALSINCESCHGPGRRHVALVKDAAAIASGETGMSALATRSKDGSLETCWSCHALKDRLRGGYLPGESLEAYYALRTPQLGDRAHLADGRVRTFAYQQGHLYSDCYVNGGMTCTSCHDPHSQGYRTVTGEAIPGRFDDRQCTSCHQAKAAAPTLHTRHAPASEGSRCVSCHMPYLQEPEVGTTLRYARSDHAIPIPRPAADGAAGITSACKGCHTDQSEDALDQQVRRWYGELKPVAPAIAAAQRLPGMTSRTEAAALVLRPGERHTAALYAGIAQFAEQFLAADMPDLERGVIDRLDALGRHPDLDVRATALASLHLAAGDRSGVRRRLATQLRTLGADEARVRARWTLVLGWFADVARTRGDAGTAVRIYRKALEIEPENPRLHLNLGVSQSQSGGFADAVVSLRRSLELEPRQPLAQVNLGIALSSQGDKAGAEAAYRRALQLNAHEPLAWFNLGNIYFEQGKAAEAQDAYERAVASDPSLPVAHFYLARILASRGELTRALEEVNAGLEFAPGDPDALEAREKLRQVMGARGASGGGER; this is translated from the coding sequence ATGGCGCGCCCGCCCAAGGGAAAGGGGAGCGGAAAGGGGGGGCGGAGCGGCCCTCCGTCCGAGACGCCGGTCACCCCGCTCCCCCCCCGATTCCCCCGCTCGCGCCTCTGGCTCCTGCTGGCGATCGTGGTGGCGCTGGCGATCGCCGCGCTCCTCGTCGTCTTCCGGCCGTGGTCTGGGGACGTGGGCGACGCGGAGGGGGCCGGCGCCTCGCGCGAGGCGCTCCCTCCCCCGACCGCCCGCCTCACCGCCGCCAGCGTCACCTCCGACGACTTCCTCGGCTCTGACGCCTGCGCCGACTGCCACCGTGCCGAGTTCGACGTCTGGCGCCGCTCGACGCACGGCACCGCAGGGGGAGCGCCGTCACCCGCGACGATCATCGCGGCCTTCAACGGGGCGCCGATCCGCTTTCGCGACGCCGAGGTGCTGGCCACGGCGTCGGCGGGGGCATATCGCTTCGTGGTGCGTCAGCAGGGGCGTGCCGAGCGGGTCTTCACCGTGGACGGCGTCATCGGGCGCGGGCACATGGTGGGGGGCGGCACGCAGGGCTTCGTCTCGAAGTTCCCCGATGGAACGTGGCGCTTTCTCCCGTTTGACTTCCATCGCATCGACGGGAAGTGGTTCTGCAACACCGAGGCGCGCGGCGGGAAGGGGTGGCAACCGATCACGCCATCGATGTCGCTCGCCGAGTGCGGGGACTGGCCCCCGATCCGTGTCCTGGGCGACGAGGTGCGCTACACCAACTGCCAGTCGTGCCACGGGAGCCAGATCGCGGTCTCGCTGGACTCGGCGGCGTCGCGGGTGCGCACGCGCTTCACCGCGCTGTCGATCAACTGCGAATCGTGCCACGGGCCCGGCCGGCGCCATGTGGCGCTGGTGAAGGATGCGGCCGCGATTGCATCTGGCGAGACGGGAATGTCCGCGCTGGCCACGCGCTCCAAGGACGGCTCGCTCGAGACCTGCTGGAGCTGCCACGCGCTCAAGGACCGGCTGCGCGGTGGGTATCTCCCGGGAGAGTCGCTGGAGGCGTATTACGCGCTACGCACGCCGCAGTTGGGGGATCGGGCGCACCTGGCCGACGGCCGCGTGCGGACCTTCGCCTACCAGCAGGGGCACCTGTACTCCGACTGCTATGTGAACGGGGGGATGACCTGCACCTCGTGTCACGACCCGCACTCGCAGGGGTATCGTACCGTGACGGGGGAAGCGATCCCCGGGCGGTTCGACGACCGGCAGTGCACGTCGTGCCACCAGGCCAAGGCGGCCGCTCCCACGCTCCACACGCGACACGCCCCCGCCTCGGAGGGGAGCCGCTGCGTGAGCTGTCACATGCCCTACCTGCAGGAACCCGAGGTGGGGACGACGCTCCGCTACGCTCGCTCCGACCACGCCATCCCGATCCCCCGCCCCGCCGCCGACGGCGCCGCGGGGATCACCAGCGCGTGCAAGGGGTGCCACACAGACCAGAGCGAGGACGCGCTCGACCAGCAGGTGCGGCGCTGGTACGGGGAGCTCAAGCCCGTTGCGCCGGCCATCGCCGCCGCGCAACGCCTCCCCGGCATGACCAGCCGCACGGAGGCGGCGGCGCTGGTGCTGCGGCCCGGCGAACGGCACACCGCGGCCCTCTACGCCGGCATCGCACAGTTTGCCGAGCAGTTCCTCGCGGCCGACATGCCCGACCTGGAGCGCGGGGTGATCGACCGGCTCGACGCGCTCGGCCGCCATCCCGACCTCGACGTGCGCGCCACGGCGCTGGCATCGTTGCACCTGGCCGCCGGCGACCGCTCCGGTGTGCGCCGTCGACTGGCGACGCAGCTGCGCACCCTCGGCGCCGACGAGGCGCGTGTGCGCGCGCGCTGGACGCTCGTGTTGGGATGGTTTGCCGACGTGGCGCGCACGCGTGGCGACGCCGGGACCGCGGTGCGCATCTACCGCAAGGCGCTCGAGATCGAGCCGGAAAACCCGCGCCTGCACCTCAACCTCGGGGTCTCGCAGTCCCAGTCGGGCGGATTCGCCGACGCGGTGGTCAGCCTGCGCCGAAGCCTCGAGCTCGAGCCGCGACAGCCCCTGGCGCAGGTGAACCTCGGGATCGCGCTCTCGTCGCAGGGGGACAAGGCGGGGGCCGAAGCGGCGTACCGTCGGGCGTTGCAGCTGAACGCGCACGAACCGCTCGCCTGGTTCAACCTGGGCAACATCTACTTCGAACAAGGGAAGGCGGCGGAGGCCCAGGACGCGTACGAGCGGGCGGTGGCGAGCGATCCGTCACTTCCCGTCGCGCACTTCTACCTGGCGCGCATCCTCGCCTCGCGCGGGGAGCTCACGCGCGCGCTGGAGGAGGTCAACGCCGGACTGGAATTCGCCCCGGGCGATCCCGACGCGCTGGAGGCGCGCGAGAAGCTGCGGCAGGTCATGGGCGCGCGGGGCGCGTCGGGAGGGGGCGAGCGGTAG